Proteins from a single region of Gavia stellata isolate bGavSte3 unplaced genomic scaffold, bGavSte3.hap2 HAP2_SCAFFOLD_53, whole genome shotgun sequence:
- the LOC132321148 gene encoding ubiquitin carboxyl-terminal hydrolase 42-like, with amino-acid sequence MGNDSFIAEGMAPPQRILFPPEKICMGWQQRQRAGAGLHNLHNTCFLNSVLQCLTYTPPLANYLLSREHSLSCRQLGFCMMCRMEAHVNMVLRSSASAIEPWAVLSVLKRIGEHFQLGMQEDAHEFLRYTVDAMQRACLSGSSDLDISSQSTTVVHQIFGGFLRSRVTCLSCKAVSDAYETFLDVPLDIKAASSVSAALEDFVKPEQLDGENCFKCSKCDKMVAASKRFTIHRAPKVLTVCLKRFDHFTGGKISKVVEYPMYLDLRPYTSQTAGEPLLYSLYAVLVHSGGSCHTGHYFCYTKASNGLWYEMDDSSVVPCDFNTVLRQQAYLLFYVRRQLLPASFSAVKPELPHVSPYPSLLGFRLLPRSKLREQP; translated from the exons ATGGGGAACGACTCCT TCATTGCCGAGGGAATGGCTCCGCCACAAAGGATCCTCTTTCCCCCGGAGAAGATTTGCATGGGCTGGCAGCAACGACAGAGAGCTGGAGCGGGACTCCACAACCTGCACAATACGTGCTTCCTCAACTCCGTCCTGCAGTGCCTGACGTACACACCCCCTCTGGCCAACTACCTGCTCTCTCGTGAGCACAGCTTGTCGT gtCGCCAGCTAGGCTTCTGCATGATGTGCAGAATGGAAGCGCACGTTAACATGGTCTTGCGTTCCTCCGCCAGTGCCATCGAGCCTTGGGCTGTCCTCAGTGTCCTCAAGC GAATAGGAGAACATTTCCAGCTTGGCATGCAGGAAGACGCCCACGAGTTCTTACGCTATACTGTCGATGCCATGCAGAGAGCTTGTCTGAGTGGAAGCAGCGA cttggacATCTCTTCTCAATCAACTACCGTTGTCCATCAAATATTTGGGGGCTTTCTGAGATCCAGAG tcacgtgcttgagctgcaaagcGGTTTCTGATGCCTACGAGACCTTCCTGGATGTTCCTCTGGATATAAAA gcagcctcaTCGGTCAGCGCAGCTCTCGAGGACTTTGTgaaacctgagcagctggatggtgaaaactgctttaaatgtagcAA GTGTGACAAGATGGTTGCCGCCTCCAAGAGGTTTACAATCCATCGGGCGCCAAAGGTTCTCACGGTGTGTCTGAAAAGGTTTGACCATTTCACCGGCGGGAAGATCAGCAAG GTTGTGGAGTATCCCATGTACTTGGATCTTCGGCCATACACGTCTCAGACAGCTGGAGAACCCCTCCTCTACTCCTTATATGCTGTCCTGGTGCACAGCGGTGGCAGCTGTCATACAGGACACTATTTCTGCTACACGAAG GCCAGCAATGGACTGTGGTACGAGATGGACGATTCGTCTGTGGTTCCCTGTGACTTCAACacagttctcaggcagcaagcCTATTTACTGTTCTATGTCAG AAGACAATTACTACCTGCGTCGTTCAGTGCTGTCAAACCCGAGCTACCCCACGTCAGTCCTTATCCTTCCTTGCTGGGCTTtaggctgctgcccaggtctaAACTGCGAGAACAGCCCTAA